In Arthrobacter sp. UKPF54-2, the following are encoded in one genomic region:
- a CDS encoding cation diffusion facilitator family transporter produces MGHDHSHSHGITATSKHRKRLIAVLGITLAVVLIQVAGALISGSLALLADAGHMLSDAAGVFIALLAAWIAARPASDARTYGYQRAEVLAALANALVLIVISVVIFTEAIRRLGSAPEVQTDVMLFAAVLGAVANLVSLLILRGAQKESLNVRGAYLEVLGDLLGSFAVIVAAVVIMATGYHAADTIASIVIALMILPRAWHLLRDVVDVLLEATPKGVDVQMIREHILAVDGVVSVHDIHIWTITSGVPVFSAHVVVEDAALGARGADRVLDKLVSCLGSHFDTEHCTFQLEPATHAEHEAHQHA; encoded by the coding sequence ATGGGACACGACCACAGCCACTCGCACGGGATCACGGCGACTTCCAAGCACCGCAAACGCCTGATCGCCGTGCTGGGCATCACCCTTGCCGTGGTCCTGATCCAGGTGGCGGGCGCCTTGATCTCCGGCTCGCTGGCCCTGCTGGCCGACGCCGGGCACATGCTCTCCGACGCAGCTGGCGTTTTCATCGCCTTGCTGGCCGCCTGGATCGCGGCGCGGCCGGCGAGCGATGCGAGGACCTACGGCTACCAGCGGGCCGAGGTCCTGGCCGCGCTGGCCAACGCGCTGGTCCTGATCGTCATTTCCGTGGTCATCTTCACGGAGGCCATCCGGCGGCTCGGTTCGGCCCCCGAGGTGCAGACGGACGTGATGCTCTTTGCCGCCGTCCTTGGCGCGGTCGCCAACCTCGTCTCGCTGCTGATCCTGCGCGGCGCCCAGAAGGAAAGCCTCAACGTCCGCGGCGCCTACCTCGAAGTCCTCGGCGACCTGCTCGGCTCCTTCGCCGTCATTGTCGCGGCCGTGGTCATCATGGCCACCGGCTACCATGCTGCGGACACCATCGCCTCGATCGTGATCGCCCTGATGATCCTGCCCCGGGCCTGGCACCTGCTCCGCGACGTCGTCGACGTGCTCCTCGAAGCCACCCCCAAGGGCGTGGACGTGCAGATGATCCGCGAACATATCCTGGCCGTGGACGGTGTGGTCTCCGTGCACGACATCCACATCTGGACCATCACCTCAGGGGTGCCGGTGTTCTCCGCGCACGTGGTGGTGGAGGACGCGGCCCTCGGCGCCCGCGGGGCGGACCGGGTGCTGGACAAGCTGGTTAGCTGCCTCGGCTCGCACTTCGACACCGAGCACTGCACCTTCCAGCTCGAACCTGCCACGCACGCGGAGCACGAGGCCCACCAGCACGCCTGA
- a CDS encoding C40 family peptidase, which produces MVWTRPGGRAAALCTAVVLLATLSAPAQAAPAPAGSVPGVRVPAAPDLPSPEDIAAAKSSESATAEQVTRIDRLLAEAATARDNGLAASLAANNAYADALVELGIRRDAAKLAAAKASAAEAEQTKARKLIGQLAGDLYRNGGMTPALGSLVSGNGQALQQAATLEAVAAGRTRAFQSAETAAAAAQSAKASAADADRAADDAARTAESRKADAERANEARQRAVTDAAAQRTVLVDQLATLRNTTVALESARVDALDRQRQQAQLAAVTARSNQLPAPQPARPGQPAPAPAPAVPAPAVPAPPAPAPPAAPDRPAPPVPAPAPVPAPAPAPPPAPAPAPAPAPGGSNQTAMSVALGKTGAPYFYQYGGTGAYGFDCSGLVQNAFAAAGKSLPRTASEQFAQAPVHVPLSQAQPGDLLVWGSAPGFYHVAIYLGGGRVVQALNEDAGITVTDLAAMSGMQLHPVAARY; this is translated from the coding sequence ATGGTTTGGACCCGACCCGGCGGCAGGGCCGCAGCCCTGTGCACCGCCGTCGTGTTGCTGGCAACACTGTCCGCCCCCGCCCAGGCCGCTCCGGCGCCGGCGGGCTCCGTCCCGGGCGTGAGGGTGCCGGCCGCCCCGGATCTCCCCTCGCCGGAGGACATCGCCGCGGCGAAATCCAGTGAAAGCGCGACGGCGGAGCAGGTCACCCGCATCGACCGCCTCCTGGCCGAGGCGGCCACGGCCCGGGACAACGGGCTGGCAGCCTCGCTCGCCGCCAACAACGCCTACGCCGACGCCCTGGTGGAGCTCGGGATCCGGCGGGACGCCGCCAAGCTGGCGGCCGCCAAGGCCTCCGCGGCCGAGGCCGAGCAGACCAAGGCGCGGAAGCTGATCGGCCAGCTCGCCGGGGACCTGTACCGCAACGGCGGAATGACGCCGGCCCTCGGCAGCCTGGTCAGCGGGAACGGCCAGGCCCTGCAGCAGGCCGCCACGCTTGAGGCGGTGGCCGCCGGCCGCACCCGGGCCTTCCAGTCCGCGGAGACCGCCGCCGCTGCCGCCCAGTCGGCCAAGGCCTCCGCGGCCGACGCCGACCGCGCCGCCGACGACGCTGCCCGCACTGCGGAATCGCGCAAGGCCGACGCCGAGCGGGCCAACGAGGCCCGGCAGCGGGCGGTTACCGATGCCGCGGCGCAGCGCACGGTGCTGGTGGACCAGTTGGCCACGCTGCGGAACACCACCGTGGCACTCGAGTCGGCACGGGTGGATGCCCTGGACCGGCAGCGCCAGCAGGCCCAGCTGGCGGCCGTAACGGCTCGCTCCAACCAGCTTCCGGCACCGCAGCCCGCCCGGCCCGGGCAGCCGGCGCCCGCGCCCGCGCCCGCCGTGCCTGCGCCAGCCGTCCCTGCTCCGCCGGCGCCTGCTCCCCCGGCGGCTCCCGATCGTCCCGCGCCGCCAGTCCCCGCGCCCGCGCCCGTTCCGGCGCCCGCACCGGCGCCCCCGCCCGCGCCCGCGCCCGCTCCCGCTCCCGCTCCCGGCGGTTCCAACCAGACGGCGATGTCGGTGGCGCTGGGCAAGACCGGCGCGCCGTATTTCTACCAGTACGGCGGAACCGGCGCGTACGGCTTCGACTGCTCGGGCCTGGTGCAGAACGCCTTCGCAGCGGCCGGCAAGTCCCTGCCCCGCACGGCGTCCGAGCAGTTCGCCCAGGCGCCCGTCCACGTCCCGCTTTCGCAGGCCCAGCCGGGCGACCTGCTGGTGTGGGGCTCCGCTCCGGGGTTCTACCATGTAGCCATCTACCTCGGCGGCGGACGGGTGGTTCAGGCGCTGAATGAGGATGCGGGTATCACCGTGACGGACCTCGCCGCCATGTCCGGGATGCAGCTCCACCCCGTCGCCGCCCGCTACTGA